A DNA window from Vespula vulgaris chromosome 18, iyVesVulg1.1, whole genome shotgun sequence contains the following coding sequences:
- the LOC127070333 gene encoding protein capicua homolog isoform X1 codes for MLTAHSEMHEKRGPLGGGQYGAGGGGGTSIEEKCIQEQPPPPPAPPQRDPSDPTISAKKLPKKRKFDPSELEEMDKCSNVTSNVNNMINTRAPNVSIACLVQHSSLTNRQSPQQQEADCYQMSTPSVVVLPPQSTAVDYSLREEPMRARPRPATVAIDLSEWRDHRVLALRDSCYYPGVIRNVIHGEILIEFDGERKLVRYGDVLGAGRYDVIGDASPSIGQVTLDAKVCIRCPTANSHIDALTKVFVKGTVCKILTKPNRFVVKIPREDDQSDSYVVKRADLRLVQPPWWDELEEGLEDIDSNRVEAVDHGYRNSVEASTAVSILQLHHTPHHASHISTHNDTTGYYRTTGTSPLMTLGTPAHSASTALSNGSRPYDELESEDDLDRENITFPSDADAKLSGSSKRSSMQSRGSTSSLVEQRSITPRSQAATPRSQAATPHKYKKGDVVSMPNGITKKFNGKQWRRLCGKEGCFKESQRRGFCSRHLSLKGSCLRGPTNAFPGGKIDGEETSRGSDTSPNYGDRRIAGRFDQDETEAANMLVSLGSSRSATPAFSSPTGQSSISPCINQSPVPPLGLNQNNVFMPISSPAHHAAPLISPSAKWKHSPTQSNFLVQYQQQVIKPEPNRMVRPSRPAPTAPVPASIGTSVIRISPVGRGMPGQNLTLSWSEQSPPPRHPSVVTSIAQQQQGIILQHALTSSNNFSNHSEVPEQNTQLLKPSHSPHMSLSAPPPQNLTLLHKPQEQPVDYAQTAQPQNQPIYVMQHQHEKKYLVIKNNIDISTAGHIGIQDDKYRQGLMNHLAQLPASLQNQCQSSQTPAVSVHIDKLSVLQQTNKIGIHTSAHMDVQRNSAPSTNVVMSAATEVTNPSTPTSVFQHVIVQPGHLIQIPKAQPPREENSKNNGVLCFTDGSHDVPSAYQPHPPSLLNNAVRNWKKAFSWQTTVLDQSEVSPPPSALSPPLSAPPIPISINTSGEDGSAPGADQITPAEEEDDDVFEAEPTTPAEIETNANKRRSQSLSALHSKEPQSPLKTKDRIRRPMNAFMIFSKRHRAVVHQRHPNQDNRTVSKILGEWWYALGPEEKQKYHDLASEVKEAHFKAHPDWKWCSKDRRKSSTTSFKGSDSRGKLNSTGEETDMGPPTEDVPLTPRGTDEVSVPVTTVYTETPTIEIINQTHAPHRILDIPLQIDTTEPESKQDEDANGSDDDQMVICEDPQPEIDLKCKDKLTDSDNDAQEEDIDKKSFNQSQFSPVSGQKRDGVNVKQEITCRPKPIKARIPSTSIETTTKYHHTSIDKGGTVSVLSSTYPYHSPINPTGVSGFQPTGGAFITMPVSPKVIKPEPVKTEQQYSTQYSMSSLVANIHTDNGRNVPKFTAAPVLHSIGTKPMMALLKQQQPLQSLATTAHPLTSAVPSQPPFTLTLLDNNLVAISKPQQGPQYLGPTTPHPRMYCGFNIPISDAGSRNISSQNLISGTKVEAQSVIVSKHYPVSTNSTTSPYRGISHSIARLAESDKNDTQIVSNHAQFYGSNIKSEQDRKDGGNVLLTSSNDKLKQPLTPHTPHTPHSSHINSEHSSNKSYSVDEDPNSDVGSNKGPFMLAPTPAQLGRAPLQRRQLMAMPSTTNTGEHGLSVSQQRSDQSRPQGNSSQSSESMQQQNMSESRTSPSPSTKKGSFFKKNVEDGMDRVLEQVNFQEKFSSLPEFKPEDIQSPSAITINTPGSSGHSTVTSGLHSSNLQASMQGYRKKSQGPHRSNLNEDDIDSDASVSATPKSTSSVKLTGTTFFGPDFNIDAYRLNTDIAGEVEDTSPRTPKTPVGGVGNAVGIGRNENERGHRRMLEQRRHLVMQLFREHGYFPSTHATSTFQAKHSDIFPNKTSLQLKIREVRQKLKANSTPMSANSLVSPLPVSESSPNVTGPLTAPPTSMGAPHSLPVSSSGS; via the exons ATGCTGACTGCTCATTCTGAGATGCATGAAAAAAGAGGTCCCCTAGGAGGTGGACAATATGGAGCAGGCGGGGGTGGTGGCACTTCgattgaagaaaaatgtattcaaGAACAACCACCCCCGCCTCCTGCTCCTCCACAACGGGATCCATCGGATCCAACAATTAGCGCTAAAAAACTtccaaagaaacgaaaatttgATCCATCGGAACTCGAAGAAATGGATAAATGTAGTAATGTAACAAGCAATgttaataatatgataaatacgCGTGCCCCGAACGTATCTATTGCTTGTTTAGTTCAACATTCAAGTTTGACTAATCGACAGTCTCCGCAACAACAAGAAGCAGACTGTTATCAA atgtCAACACCATCGGTGGTAGTTTTACCTCCTCAGAGTACAGCTGTAGATTATTCTCTGAGAGAAGAACCTATGCGTGCTCGTCCTCGACCTGCTACGGTTGCTATTGATCTCAGTGAGTGGCGTGACCACAGAGTGTTAGCTTTAAGGGATTCATGTTATTATCCAGGTGTTATTCGTAATGTGATTCATGGAGAGATTCTCATAGAATTTGATGGAGAAAGGAAGTTAGTGCGTTATGGTGATGTTCTAGGTGCGGGAAGGTATGATGTGATAGGGGATGCTAGCCCGTCTATAGGGCAAGTGACTTTAGATGCGAAAGTTTGCATTAGATGTCCAACAGCAAATAGTCACATAGACGCATTAACTAAAGTGTTTGTGAAAGGGACAGTGTGCAAGATATTAACAAAGCCTAATCGTTTTGTTGTTAAAATACCAAGAGAAGACGATCAGAGTGATAGTTATGTAGTGAAACGTGCAGATCTGCGTTTGGTGCAACCTCCTTGGTGGGATGAACTAGAAGAGGGACTGGAAGATATCGACTCTAACAGAGTTGAAGCAGTTG ATCATGGATATAGAAATTCTGTGGAAGCTTCAACAGCAGTGTCAATTTTGCAACTCCATCATACTCCTCACCATGCATCTCATATATCTACGCATAATGATACAACTGGTTATTATAGAACAACTGGTACTAGTCCTCTTATGACATTAGGGACTCCTGCACATTCTGCTAGTACAGCATTAAGTAATGGAAGCCGACCGTACGATGAACTTGAGAGTGAAGATGATTTGGATAgggaaaatattacatttcctTCAGATGCAg ATGCAAAATTATCAGGAAGCAGTAAACGAAGCAGTATGCAAAGCAGAGGAAGTACCAGCAGTTTAGTCGAGCAACGCAGTATAACACCGCGTTCTCAGGCAGCCACACCCAG ATCTCAGGCGGCTACGCCACATAAGTATAAAAAGGGTGATGTAGTGTCTATGCCCAACGGAATTACGAAAAAATTCAATGGGAAGCAATGGCGTAGACTTTGTGGTAAAGAAGGATGTTTTAAAGAAAGTCAAAGGAGAGGATTCTGTTCCCGACATCTCAGTTTGAAAGGATCTTGTCTTAGAGGCCCGACAAATGCGTTTCCTGG TGGAAAAATTGACGGAGAAGAAACATCAAGAGGTTCTGATACTTCTCCAAACTATGGAGATAGAAGAATCGCAGGGCGCTTTGATCAGGATGAGACTGAAGCTGCTAACATGCTTG tGTCTTTAGGAAGCTCTAGATCAGCCACACCAGCCTTTTCATCGCCAACGGGTCAATCTTCCATATCACCGTGTATAAATCAGTCTCCAGTACCACCGTTAGGCCTTAACcaaaataatgtatttatgcCTATTTCGAGTCCTGCACATCACGCAGCTCCCTTAATCTCGCCTAGCGCAAAATGGAAACATTCTCCTACGCAATCGAATTTTTTGGTTCAATATCAGCAGCAAGTAATTAAACCTGAACCAAATCGAATGGTTAGACCAAGTCGACCAGCTCCTACTGCTCCTGTCCCTGCAAGTATAGGGACGAGTGTAATAAGAATCTCTCCAGTGGGTCGCGGAATGCCCGGGCAAAATTTAACTTTGTCGTGGTCAGAACAAAGCCCACCACCAAGACATCCATCAGTCGTAACGTCTATAGCTCAACAACAACAAGGAATTATATTGCAGCATGCATTGACATCGAGcaacaatttttctaatcattctGAAGTTCCTGAACAGAATACACAACTTCTGAAACCATCGCACTCACCTCATATGTCTTTATCTGCTCCGCCACCGCAAAATTTGACTCTTCTACATAAGCCACAAGAACAACCAGTTGATTATGCACAGACAGCACAGCCACAAAATCAGCCAATTTATGTGATGCAACATCAGCATGAAAAGAAGTAccttgttataaaaaataatatagatatctcTACGGCAGGACATATAGGTATTCAAGATGATAAATATAGACAAGGTTTAATGAATCATTTGGCACAGCTTCCAGCATCGTTACAAAATCAATGTCAATCATCGCAGACTCCTGCTGTGTCCGTCCATATCGATAAACTCTCTGTTTTACAACAA ACTAATAAGATTGGGATACATACATCCGCGCATATGGATGTACAAAGGAATTCAGCACCATCCACGAACGTTGTAATGTCAGCCGCAACAGAAGTTACTAATCCATCAACTCCTACCAGTGTCTTCCAGCATGTAATCGTTCAGCCTGGACATCTAATACAGATCCCGAAAGCTCAACCTCCtagagaagaaaattcaaaaaataatggaGTCCTAT GTTTCACAGATGGCAGCCATGATGTTCCTTCCGCATACCAGCCCCATCCCCCATCATTACTGAATAATGCAGTGCGCAACTGGAAAAAAG CTTTCTCCTGGCAAACAACAGTTTTGGATCAATCAGAGGTGAGTCCTCCACCATCTGCTCTCAGTCCACCCTTGAGTGCACCACCGATTCCAATAAGTATCAATACATCCGGCGAGGATGGCTCAGCACCAGGTGCAGATCAAATTACTCCtgccgaagaagaagatgatgatgttTTTGAAGCAGAACCGACAACACCTGCAGAGATTGAAACTAATGCCAATAAAAGACGTAGTCAATCCCTTAGTGCTTTGCATTCCAAGGAGCCACAGAGTCCACTAAAA ACAAAGGATAGAATACGTCGACCGATGAACGcatttatgatattttcgaAACGACATCGCGCAGTTGTGCACCAAAGACATCCGAATCAAGATAATCGCACTGTTTCTAAGATTTTGGGGGAATGGTGGTATGCTCTGGGTCCTGAAGAGAAACAGAAGTATCATGATCTTGCGTCTGAAGTTAAGGAGGCACATTTCAAGGCACATCCAGATTGGAAATGGTGTAGCaaggatagaagaaaatcGTCCACAACGAGCTTTAAGGGTAGCGATTCTAGAGGAAAATTAAATAGTACTGGAGAAGAAACGGATATGGGGCCACCGACGGAAGATGTACCTTTAACGCCAAGAGGAACAGACGAGGTGTCTGTTCCGGTTACAACAGTATACACAGAGACTCCTACTATTGAG ATTATTAATCAGACACATGCACCACATCGTATTTTGGACATACCTTTACAAATTGACACTACCGAACCTGAATCGAAACAAGACGAAGATGCTAATGGATCGGATGATGACCAAATGGTTATTTGCGAAGATCCTCAACCAGAGATAGATTTGAAATGTAAAGATAAATTGACCGATAGTGACAATGATGCACAAGAGGAAGATATAGACAAGAAATCTTTTAATCAATCGCAATTTTCACCTGTTAGTGGGCAAAAAAGAGATGGAGTGAATGTCAAACAGGAGATAACTTGTAGACCTAAACCTATAAAAG CACGAATACCGTCAACAAGTATAGAAACCACAACCAAGTATCACCATACTTCCATTGATAAAGGTGGCACAGTTTCAGTTTTATCGAGCACTTATCCTTACCATAGTCCGATAAATCCAACAGGAGTATCAGGATTTCAACCTACGGGTGGTGCGTTTATAACCATGCCAGTGTCACCGAAAGTTATAAAACCGGAACCAGTGAAAACTGAACAACAATATAGCACTCAATATAGCATGAGTAGTCTTGTGGCGAACATTCATACTGACAATGGAAGAAACGTACCTAAATTTACAGCTGCTCCTGTGCTACATTCG ATTGGAACGAAACCTATGATGGCTCTGTTGAAACAACAGCAGCCGTTGCAGTCTTTAGCCACTACCGCTCATCCCCTTACTTCTGCTGTCCCTTCTCAACCACCGTTCACTCTTACATTGCTTGATAACAATTTGGTGGCTATTTCCAAACCACAGCAGGGACCGCAGTACCTTGGCCCTACGACACCGCATCCCCGGATGTATTGCGGCTTCAATATACCTATTTCTG aTGCTGGAAGCCGCAATATATCTTCGCAGAATTTGATCTCCGGTACCAAGGTTGAAGCACAAAGTGTTATCGTGAGCAAGCATTATCCAGTTTCTACAAATTCTACAACATCGCCTTATAGAGGAATCAGTCATTCTATCGCACGTTTAGCAGAATCTGACAAAAATGATACCCAAATAGTATCGAATCATGCTCAATTTTATG GGAGCAATATAAAAAGTGAGCAAGATAGGAAAGATGGAGGCAACGTTCTTTTAACATCTTCAAACGATAAACTCAAACAACCACTTACGCCGCATACACCGCATACGCCTCATAGCAGTCACATTAATAGTGAACATTCatcaaataaatcatattctGTAGATGAAGATCCAAATAGCGATGTAGGATCAAATAAAGGTCCTTTTATGCTAGCACCGACACCAGCTCAACTTGGAAGAGCACCATTGCAAAGAAGACAATTAATgg CAATGCCCTCCACAACAAACACAGGAGAACATGGGCTTTCGGTGTCTCAACAACGTTCTGACCAAAGTCGACCACAGGGAAACAGTTCTCAATCTTCCGAATCTATGCAACAACAAAATATGTCGGAGTCTCGTACATCTCCATCCCCTTCAACTAAAAAAGGCTCcttctttaaaaagaatgtCGAAGATGGTATGGATAG GGTTCTTGAACAAGTAAATTTTCAAGAGAAATTTTCGTCGTTACCAGAATTTAAGCCGGAAGATATACAGAGCCCAAGTGCAATCACTATAAATACTCCAGGTTCTTCTGGTCATAGCACTGTTACTTCTGGATTACACTCATCAAACTTACAAGCTTCGATGCAAGGTTATCGGAAGAAATCTCAAGGACCTCATAGAAGTAATT taAATGAAGATGATATTGATTCTGACGCGTCAGTGTCCGCTACGCCAAAATCAACTTCGAGTGTCAAATTGACGGGAACTACGTTCTTTGGTCCagattttaatatcgatgCATATAGACTTAATACAGATATAGCAGGGGAAGTAGAAGATACTTCTCCGCGGACTCCAAAAACGCCTGTAGGAGGTGTAGGAAATGCAGTAGGGATTggtagaaatgaaaatgaacgtGGTCATAGGAGAATGTTGGAACAACGGAGACATCTCGTGATGCAATTATTTCGGGAACATGGATATTTCCCTTCAACACATGCTACCTCTACGTTTCAAGCAAAACATTCTGATATATTTCCTAACAAAACGAGTTTACAATTGAAAATTAGAGAGGTcagacaaaaattaaaagctaaTTCAACTCCGATGAGCGCTAACAGTTTAGTTAGCCCGCTGCCTGTTTCTGAATCCTCGCCTAATGTGACTG gACCATTGACTGCTCCTCCTACGTCGATGGGAGCTCCACATTCACTGCCTGTAAGCAGTAGTGGTAGCTAG